Proteins encoded together in one Lathyrus oleraceus cultivar Zhongwan6 chromosome 5, CAAS_Psat_ZW6_1.0, whole genome shotgun sequence window:
- the LOC127081786 gene encoding uncharacterized protein LOC127081786: protein MVHDKMNKAQDRQKSYADHRRRPLEFDEGDQVFLKVTPRLRLKGPFKSRRLNPRYIGPYQIIERIGEVAYGLALPPSLPKMHDVFHVSRLRKFIPDSLQPILPDSIEVEADLTFEPLPSRIAG, encoded by the coding sequence ATGGTCCATGATAAGATGAATAAAGCACAAGATCGCCAAAAGAGCTATGCAGATCACAGGAGAAGACCATTGGAATTTGATGAAGGTGACCAGGTATTTTTGAAGGTGACTCCGAGATTGAGACTGAAAGGACCATTTAAGTCACGGAGGCTAAATCCGAGATACATAGGGCCATACCAGATTATAGAGAGGATTGGAGAAGTAGCCTACGGATTAGCTTTACCACCTTCTCTACCAAAAATGCATGATGTTTTTCACGTATCTCGACTTCGAAAGTTCATTCCAGATTCTCTTCAGCCTATTCTTCCAGATTCAATAGAAGTAGAAGCAGATCTGACTTTCGAACCTCTACCAAGTCGCATTGCAGGATGA